TTGTTGAAtattaaacttgaatttattgttgttcttttaGAGTGTGATCTGTTGTGGTCGGATCGGTGATGGTTTACAGATACAGTtagagatacagatatatGTGGATACAGCGAGCGTTAGAGATACATACGTAGATAGGTAGGCTACGGAATAATATGAAACACACGGTGTATGGATTGATGGACTTGGGGGATGAGAGAGTTAACATTATCGACTATCAACTATCCTTCTGTTACACATAGAATTGATTGGGCTTCGTTGCGGTTTTGCTGTTTTGCAGTTTAGCTGTTTTGCTCTTGAtccttttgtttggctttcacATCGTTAGTCAGCTAGATCTATTTCTCGTGTAGTTTTGCTCTGGtcaaaattacacaaatatcAACTAGACTATCCCGACACTTtttttagtattattatttcttacGTTTGTTTTAGCACAGTTTGTGGGAGGtttctttgttgtttgctcTTGCGGTTTGCGGGACATatacacatttaaatttcattaattatatCAATATCTTTAGCAATATACATGGATATATATTATAGGCCTAGAGCTATACAATTAAACGGACCTTCTTGTCggcttttttgggttttcatGGGGATTGGATTGTGTTTCCCGTTTCTGCCTGCAGCTGAGTTCGGGTATCGATTTCGTTTTTCAATGTAATAACAAAGACTGAtctattgttattgtttatcgTGTATCGTTACATTTGTCCAGGTACTTTTGTAGCGCATGTTGTGTTTAAGTTATTTAGTTTTCGTCGAAAAAAACATTGTGTAACCTAAAACTAAAAGCTAAGAATGAGGGTCCGGGCCCAGGTCAAGGTCAGAGTTCGAGGTCGAGGTCAAGGTCAAGGTGGGGAAAATGCAGATGCGCCACTAAAGAATCGATGAGTCCTGCGTGGGTGAGAGCGATGGATGGTGGTGTTCTGTTGTTCCGATGATGTTGATCTACTCCTACAATGCTCTATTAATTAAAGGATATTTCCGCTATTATTTCAGCTGCTGGCAGAAGAGAGTCCCCAATCCCAAAACTCAAGAACTGAAACGCCACTCGTTATGGTCatattttagatatatatatattagagaACATTAATCGAAAACAAAGAACAACTTgggaaataatacaaaaataaataaaataatctttaCAAGCGGGGCTAACATCGTGGACTTGATTGCATTTTGCCATTACAGTTACAGTTAACATTTACAGTTACGAATTACATTTAACATCGAATGTGGTGGCAACCCTGGCAGCGCTCCGCTCGCCTGACCTGAGTTGTTAAAACTTtgttaaagtatttttttttgtttttttttttgtttttgtatattttgggTAATTTTGTTGGAAGCTGAACGTATTGTATGTAATATCAATTGTCGGCGAGCGAAGTCCCACCCTACAATTTTCTAGGGTTCcttctatgtgtgtgtgtgtttgttgtgtcgtgttgtgtgcgagtgtttctgtgtgtgtgaggtaAACTTTTCTTAAGGTATGctcaatacaatttttaatcttAAAGTTTCATTTCCAATGGAAAGGCTTTTTGTCGGTTGTATGCGTGAATATCGTACAATTGGGACAATTAGGCACGCATTCTTGAGTGTTATTTGAGAAGTATCGTGGTGACATAACATTATGGTAGACTTGGTAGATCTAGAGAAAAAGGCGGTGCTCAAAAAGCTTGACAAGCTCATCGGGTTCGTTACATGTTATAAATAGTTTGCGTATTTAACATAGATATACTTATATCGCTTATCGTTTATCGGTATCGTTGGTTAACTCTTTTCAGCTCGAGGCAATTACAAATACGAAATAATTTCAAAGCACTTGTTGGGGGAATTActtttgtttgggttttgtttggATTCTCCTTTAGGCCACTTTTTGGTGTTCACAGCTGTTTGTACACACacttgtatatataattaactGCTTTATCTGTGtataattatgtatatatctcGTTAATCAAGcaataaacacacaaatataAGTTTAACCTCGATTTAGTACAcgcttgtatatatatatacatatatatatccctCGACTTTTCCTaccatatgtatatagtataaattacaaaattttaataagGCGCACGTTAGAAGGAGTTGTAAAGTTTCAAATTTAGCAGCACTTTAAGGTCTTCGATTCCACCAATTTATACATAATACATTTCATCTTTCTCCATATATctcttgtatatatattataattatatattttgttgttctgGTATATATAGATTAGTTTTGCAAAAGATTTAACAAAGTGTAGATTAGTAATTTAGGTTTAGTGGTCAATTCAAagatctttttttttttgtcgatTTAATGTTTGAGTAAGGcaattttacttatttttttaaacatagCTTACGATTTAtggacacaaaaaaaaaacaaaaattcataaatgtatatataagtctgtatatatatgcggtatatatacatattggGTTTATCACTGACTAAGCCTAGgttttagaaaaaaatatcaaacgtCATATCGCATGGGCTTCCTCCTTCTGTTACTGCTTCTGCTTCTCATCTCGAATATTTCTCTCTAATCTCTCGAttgtttatacatttataagcatattaatatatgtaatgGTTAAGGCTTTGATGGGAGCAAAGAGCAAACAAATCTATGTATGCTTGAAAGAAtcgaacaaattaaaattaataattactgATGCGGATGTGACTGCTAGCAGTTGATTACTGCTCTTCTTCCCTCGACTTGCTTTTCTCGCAGGCTTGCAATGGAATGTTAATCGATATACCTAGTTAATGTATAAAAATTTGGTTATGTACAGTTGTGCAAGTGTTTCTTTCACCGCTgcgcgtgtgtttgtgtgctctcgtttctgcttctgcttttgtttctgcCTTTTGTCCATTGTTCTACGCTCTTTACACCTTACTCCTTACAGCTCTTTAATGATAGTTACTTGTTAATTGTTTCTGCTTCTTGCTTCATGAGGTAGTCAAGCCACAGGCTGGATGCCGGCTCCAGGCGGACTTGGGATCAAGGTATGGGGGTTCTTGGGGGCGGGGATGTATCTCGGGTTGGGGATTTTATTCGAGTGGTCCTTGATTGAATCGCGGGATCCAGACCTTTGAGGGGAACTCTGCTATTGGAAGATCTTGGATTGCGTGTGTTAAATAGTAGCGATTTAAAGTTTGCTTAGGATAAAAGAATCCGAAAAGCAAGTGGCTCAAAAAATTATCTGTGGTCTGCTTTCAATTCTATGTAAGAGAGTTGTAGGCTAGGAAGAAATATCTGGCTTTGATTTtgaaagaaagaaagtttTAGTTATATAACTGATAACAGGGATCGCATTGAATGAAATGGGATCTGCGCTACGGATTGGTTGTTGGGGTTTGAAGGGAACTGCGGCTTTTTTTTACTGTACTCCTGCTTAGTCGATGAGTGGCGTTTAAGATTAACATTAATGTGTGGATGATGATGCCCTAGCACCAGTAGTCTACATGAGTCCAAGCCGGATCCTGCTCCTCTCCGAGTTGCAGCTCCATTTCGAGTTCGAGTTGAACCTGCCCATCAAGCTGTGGACTGGCCGGTGGCTCTTCCTTCCCGGCCGGGTATTGGACtgcttgctgctgttgctgagtGTTTGGCTGTTCGAAGGCTGGAAGCAGCAGGTCGCGGTCTCGATCCCGCTCCCTGTCCGGCGCCCTTCCTCACGCCAGGCAACTGCCGTTGTTCATGAAGGCAGTGGCTGAGTCCAGGTCGACATACTCGCCGCCCTCCTCCACTAGTTGCGACAGCAGATCGGTGGCAAAGCATCCAttcttcagcagcagcaactgctcGTCATCGTAGGGCGTCATCACGCCCACTCcgactcccactcccacaccAACTCCGACGCCAACGCCCACTCCGGCCCCAATGTTGCCATGCTGCAGGCCCTGGTGGAAGTCCATCAggtgattgttgttgttgttattattattatggtggctgttattattgttgccgGTGCTCCCGTTCGTGTTCACCACACTGGCCATGTTGAGGCCATTGATGCCGCAGGGCGAGGGCAAAACACAGGCGTGCTTGATGTCCGGAAAGCCATCGCTGGGCTCGAACAAGAACCTTTCCGCACTGAGGGCGGTGGTGTAGGGACTCTGCGAGTCCACCAGCTCGTTCTTCACGAACTCAATGGCGCtgctggtggcggtgggcGTTGTACTGCTAGTGgcgttgctgctgtggctgctgatgttgctgttgttattgctggtGTTGGTGCTggcgccgctgctgctgttgttgttgttgtgattggGGTGGCTGCTGGCACTGCCAGTCAGGCCGTCGCAGTTGGGAACGTAGTCGGAAAGCagactgggactgggattggCCTGCTGCTGGTCAACCACGTTGTTGCCGGCGGGATTCAGGGactgtggctgctgttgctgctgctgctggtagccGGCGTGCTCGAATTCCTGGGCGCTGGGCGAAGGCTTGCAGTAGCCATTGGGCAGTTGTTGGGCCATGGCCGCCGCCGTTTTTGAGCCATACTTGAAGGTGGCCATCGAGGGTATGCTCTGCAGCCGCTGGTTGTTGTTACCGGAGTTGGGACCGTCGATGCTCACCgtttccagttccagttcgcTGAGATATTTCTGGGCCGGCGATTGGAGCAGTTGGCTGGGCAGCTGGCAGCCTCCGGCTCGCTGGCATCCGTGCGATTTCAGCATGTCCATCAACTTTTGCCGTTCGGTTTCCAGCTGACGCACTTGGTTCTTTAGCTCCACGTTTTGGGTGTCCAGGACCTCCGACTCCTTGATCAGGTTTTGTGTGCGTTCGCGCTTCTTCATTCGGCACTTGGTGGCCGCAATCTTATTCCGCTCGCGGCGCCTTCGCCGTCTGTCCTCGTCCTCCGGAGTTAGTCCCTTGGGCTGTGACTTGGTTTCGCTGTCGTCGTCGCTGGACTCCTCGCAGTCGTCGTCCAAATCGTTGGCGTTGCTCATGCTGCcgctgtagttgttgctgctgccgctgtgcCCGTTGTGGTTGCTACTGCGTCGCGAGTACTTGGAGTGCGGCTGCTCCGATCCGGAGCTTGAGTCGCAGGTGGACAGCTTGCGCTTGCTCTGGATGGACAGCTTCAGGCCCTCCTTGATCAGGCGCGAACAGGTCTGCAAAGAAAGTCAGGTAGTTCGAGAGTGAGTTGAAGTCAAATACCACCAAATATCCTTGCTACAGCGTATTTTATTCGCCCTAATTGTGgaatatatttatgataacTGGAACTTAGAAAAAGATATAcggcttttatttaaataagtgtCTGGCTTGTGCGGCGATTTCTTGCCATCTGTGCGAGTTTCCCCGTGAACTGGCTGAGGTTTCCGAGTGAGAGCTCGACACAGTTTATCGGGAGTTGGACGCAGATATAAAGATATGACGAATCGCGGTCCGTTTTCTCGGGAGGAGATTATCTAAAGCGGCTTTTTCagcattgtttgtttgtttatttgcccgGTGATTTACTCAAGCAACCTTTTTCGCGCTTTGGCTTAGGGCTTGGCACCTGGATTTTGGGTTTGGGGTTTGGGGACACTCGAGTTGTGCATGAATTATAAGTATTACAGCGAACAGATAGAAATCTGCGACAATCACCACGCCCAGAAACCAGAAAGTTTAGTGTTCAGCGCTCTCTGTACCGAGGCAAGTGCACGCGGCATACTCGATTGGGCTCACGAAAGCGGTGGTGGGTGGGCCTACGAAAACAGAAACTGAACACCGAATACCGCAAACCGAAGTAA
This Drosophila simulans strain w501 chromosome X, Prin_Dsim_3.1, whole genome shotgun sequence DNA region includes the following protein-coding sequences:
- the LOC6724852 gene encoding activating transcription factor 3; this encodes MFNSNIPASSLLSIDSGGLLMGGHTPKTPEILNSLIAMTNPLENFSYSSAAAAAAAVSVASSSASCSAASTPVVTVRHFNGHPNGQSHSQDSSHSSCSGSPLDSPAGTATTPSVQQTCSRLIKEGLKLSIQSKRKLSTCDSSSGSEQPHSKYSRRSSNHNGHSGSSNNYSGSMSNANDLDDDCEESSDDDSETKSQPKGLTPEDEDRRRRRRERNKIAATKCRMKKRERTQNLIKESEVLDTQNVELKNQVRQLETERQKLMDMLKSHGCQRAGGCQLPSQLLQSPAQKYLSELELETVSIDGPNSGNNNQRLQSIPSMATFKYGSKTAAAMAQQLPNGYCKPSPSAQEFEHAGYQQQQQQQPQSLNPAGNNVVDQQQANPSPSLLSDYVPNCDGLTGSASSHPNHNNNNSSSGASTNTSNNNSNISSHSSNATSSTTPTATSSAIEFVKNELVDSQSPYTTALSAERFLFEPSDGFPDIKHACVLPSPCGINGLNMASVVNTNGSTGNNNNSHHNNNNNNNNHLMDFHQGLQHGNIGAGVGVGVGVGVGVGVGVGVMTPYDDEQLLLLKNGCFATDLLSQLVEEGGEYVDLDSATAFMNNGSCLA